One part of the Salmo salar chromosome ssa28, Ssal_v3.1, whole genome shotgun sequence genome encodes these proteins:
- the LOC100194728 gene encoding nucleolar RNA helicase 2 isoform X5, producing the protein MKEKKIKEGKKIKKQKTVVEEEPDCEPPAPKKKKKKKKKEEETNGNAEESPLKDNTSHSNEESADNDNATEKKKKKKKGKKTDEKVVVNGVLPETPKLIAQTNGHTAATTPAQSSEDSDSGKETETPEQKEGAFSNFRISPNTIKLLQARGISYLFDIQTQTFNSVYEGKDVIGQARTGTGKTLAFAIPLIEKLQNDPDDKRRGRAPKILCLAPTRELAIQVSKDFKDMTKKLSVTCFYGGSSYNPQLDAIRSGIDILVGTPGRIKDHLQNNKLDLSQLKHVVLDEVDQMLDMGFAEQVEEILSASYQKDSETNPQTLLFSATCPSWVYDVAKRYMRPTYEHVDLIGKKTQKAATTVEHLAIACHWSQRAAVIGDVVQVYSGSHGRTIVFCETKKDANELSMNASIKQSSQSLHGDIPQKQREITLKGFRSGTFEVLVATNVAARGLDIPEVDLVVQCSPPKDVESYIHRSGRTGRAGRTGVCICFYQRKEEDQLRYVEQKAGITFKRVGVPTANDIIKSSSKDAVRFLDSVPPQAIEYFRVSATKLIEERGAVEALSAALAHISGATALEQRSLLNSDTGYTTMTMNCSQELQNIGCAWRGLKEQLGEEIDNMIRGMTFLKGKMGVCFDVPADKVKQYQDAWQDGRRWQLSIATELPELEEKPRMGGDRGYGRSFGGQGGGRGFRNGGGGGNWRGGGSHKRTFSSAFDY; encoded by the exons ATGAAGGAGAAGAAGATCAAGGAGGGAAAGAAAATCAAGAAACAGAAAACGGTTGTTGAAGAGGAACCTGACTGTGAACCTCCTGCtcccaagaagaagaagaagaagaagaagaaagaggaggaaaCTAACGGCAACGCAGAAGAATCACCTTTGAAGGACAACACATCTCATTCCAATGAGGAGTCTGCAGACAATGACAACGCAACCGAG aagaagaagaagaagaagaagggaaaAAAGACAGATGAAAAAGTCGTCGTCAACGGAGTGTTGCCTGAGACTCCCAAGCTGATTGCACAAACTAATGGGCATACCGCGGCGACAACTCCAGCACAATCAAGCGAGGACTCCGACAGTGGAAAAGAAACC GAGACGCCAGAACAGAAAGAGGGAGCCTTCTCTAACTTCAGAATCTCCCCCAACACCATCAAACTACTTCAAG CAAGAGGCATATCTTACCTCTTTGACATTCAAACACAAACCTTCAATTCTGTGTACGAGGGAAAGGATGTGATTGGCCAGGCAAGAACAGGCACTGGGAAAACTTTAGCTTTTGCCATTCCGCTGATCGAGAAACTCCAAAATGACCCAGATGACAAGAGGAGGGGCAGAGCCCCAAAG ATTTTGTGCCTTGCTCCAACCAGAGAATTGGCTATTCAAGTATCCAAGGATTTCAAGGACATGACAAAGAAACTGTCTGTTACATGTTTCTATGGTGGGAGCTCCTACAACCCCCAAC TTGATGCGATCCGCAGTGGCATCGATATCCTAGTGGGAACTCCGGGTCGTATCAAGGACCATCTACAGAATAACAAACTGGACCTGTCTCAGTTGAAGCATGTTGTATTAGATGAAGTGGACCAAATGCTTGATATGGGCTTTGCAGAACAGGTGGAGGAGATACTGTCTGCCTCTTACCAAAAAG ACTCTGAGACCAACCCCCAGACCCTGCTCTTCTCTGCCACATGCCCATCATGGGTGTATGATGTGGCAAAGAGGTACATGAGGCCAACCTATGAGCATGTGGACCTCATTGGCAAAAAGACCCAGAAAGCAGCCACCACAGTAGAG CACCTTGCCATAGCGTGTCACTGGTCCCAGAGGGCTGCAGTCATTGGGGATGTGGTGCAGGTTTACAGCGGGAGCCACGGCCGCACCATCGTCTTCTGTGAGACCAAGAAGGATGCCAACGAGCTGTCAATGAACGCCTCCATAAAACAG AGTTCCCAGTCACTTCATGGGGACATTCCTCAGAAGCAGAGGGAGATCACACTGAAAGGCTTCAGAAGTGGCACCTTCGAGGTCTTAGTGGCCACCAACGTTGCTGCCCGTGGGTTGGACATCCCAGAGGTAGACCTGGTCGTGCAGTGCTCACCCCCAAAG GATGTGGAGTCCTACATTCACCGATCAGGTCGAACTGGTCGGGCTGGCAGGACTGGCGTCTGCATCTGTTTCTACCAACGCAAAGAGGAAGACCAGCTCCGATATGTAGAGCAGAAAGCAGGAATTACATTTAAGCGAGTTGGAGTGCCCACTGCCAATGACATCATCAAATCGTCCAGTAAAGACGCAGTGAGGTTTTTAGACTCTGTGCCTCCCCAAGCCATTGAGTATTTCCGCGTGTCTGCTACCAAGCTGATTGAGGAGCGTGGGGCCGTGGAGGCCCTGTCTGCCGCCCTGGCACACATATCAGGAGCCACTGCCTTGGAGCAGAGGTCCCTCCTCAACTCTGACACT GGCTACACCACAATGACAATGAACTGCTCTCAGGAGCTGCAAAACATTGGCTGTGCCTGGCGTGGTCTGAAGGAGCAGCTGGGAGAGGAGATTGACAACATGATCCGGGGGATGACCTTCCTCAAGGGCAAAATG GGAGTCTGTTTTGATGTTCCGGCTGACAAGGTAAAGCAGTACCAG GATGCCTGGCAGGACGGTAGACGTTGGCAGCTGTCAATCGCCACAGAGCTTCCTGAGCTGGAGGAGAAACCGCGCATGGGTGGTGACCGTGGATATGGACGTTCCTTCGGAGGACAGGGAGGTGGCCGTGGCTTCAGAAACGGCGGAGGCGGCGGTAACTGGAGAGGTGGAGGCAGTCATAAACGCACCTTCAGCAGTGCGTTTGATTATTAA
- the LOC100194728 gene encoding nucleolar RNA helicase 2 isoform X4 → MKEKKIKEGKKIKKQKTVVEEEPDCEPPAPKKKKKKKKKEEETNGNAEESPLKDNTSHSNEESADNDNATEQKKKKKKKGKKTDEKVVVNGVLPETPKLIAQTNGHTAATTPAQSSEDSDSGKETETPEQKEGAFSNFRISPNTIKLLQARGISYLFDIQTQTFNSVYEGKDVIGQARTGTGKTLAFAIPLIEKLQNDPDDKRRGRAPKILCLAPTRELAIQVSKDFKDMTKKLSVTCFYGGSSYNPQLDAIRSGIDILVGTPGRIKDHLQNNKLDLSQLKHVVLDEVDQMLDMGFAEQVEEILSASYQKDSETNPQTLLFSATCPSWVYDVAKRYMRPTYEHVDLIGKKTQKAATTVEHLAIACHWSQRAAVIGDVVQVYSGSHGRTIVFCETKKDANELSMNASIKQSSQSLHGDIPQKQREITLKGFRSGTFEVLVATNVAARGLDIPEVDLVVQCSPPKDVESYIHRSGRTGRAGRTGVCICFYQRKEEDQLRYVEQKAGITFKRVGVPTANDIIKSSSKDAVRFLDSVPPQAIEYFRVSATKLIEERGAVEALSAALAHISGATALEQRSLLNSDTGYTTMTMNCSQELQNIGCAWRGLKEQLGEEIDNMIRGMTFLKGKMGVCFDVPADKVKQYQDAWQDGRRWQLSIATELPELEEKPRMGGDRGYGRSFGGQGGGRGFRNGGGGGNWRGGGSHKRTFSSAFDY, encoded by the exons ATGAAGGAGAAGAAGATCAAGGAGGGAAAGAAAATCAAGAAACAGAAAACGGTTGTTGAAGAGGAACCTGACTGTGAACCTCCTGCtcccaagaagaagaagaagaagaagaagaaagaggaggaaaCTAACGGCAACGCAGAAGAATCACCTTTGAAGGACAACACATCTCATTCCAATGAGGAGTCTGCAGACAATGACAACGCAACCGAG cagaagaagaagaagaagaagaagggaaaAAAGACAGATGAAAAAGTCGTCGTCAACGGAGTGTTGCCTGAGACTCCCAAGCTGATTGCACAAACTAATGGGCATACCGCGGCGACAACTCCAGCACAATCAAGCGAGGACTCCGACAGTGGAAAAGAAACC GAGACGCCAGAACAGAAAGAGGGAGCCTTCTCTAACTTCAGAATCTCCCCCAACACCATCAAACTACTTCAAG CAAGAGGCATATCTTACCTCTTTGACATTCAAACACAAACCTTCAATTCTGTGTACGAGGGAAAGGATGTGATTGGCCAGGCAAGAACAGGCACTGGGAAAACTTTAGCTTTTGCCATTCCGCTGATCGAGAAACTCCAAAATGACCCAGATGACAAGAGGAGGGGCAGAGCCCCAAAG ATTTTGTGCCTTGCTCCAACCAGAGAATTGGCTATTCAAGTATCCAAGGATTTCAAGGACATGACAAAGAAACTGTCTGTTACATGTTTCTATGGTGGGAGCTCCTACAACCCCCAAC TTGATGCGATCCGCAGTGGCATCGATATCCTAGTGGGAACTCCGGGTCGTATCAAGGACCATCTACAGAATAACAAACTGGACCTGTCTCAGTTGAAGCATGTTGTATTAGATGAAGTGGACCAAATGCTTGATATGGGCTTTGCAGAACAGGTGGAGGAGATACTGTCTGCCTCTTACCAAAAAG ACTCTGAGACCAACCCCCAGACCCTGCTCTTCTCTGCCACATGCCCATCATGGGTGTATGATGTGGCAAAGAGGTACATGAGGCCAACCTATGAGCATGTGGACCTCATTGGCAAAAAGACCCAGAAAGCAGCCACCACAGTAGAG CACCTTGCCATAGCGTGTCACTGGTCCCAGAGGGCTGCAGTCATTGGGGATGTGGTGCAGGTTTACAGCGGGAGCCACGGCCGCACCATCGTCTTCTGTGAGACCAAGAAGGATGCCAACGAGCTGTCAATGAACGCCTCCATAAAACAG AGTTCCCAGTCACTTCATGGGGACATTCCTCAGAAGCAGAGGGAGATCACACTGAAAGGCTTCAGAAGTGGCACCTTCGAGGTCTTAGTGGCCACCAACGTTGCTGCCCGTGGGTTGGACATCCCAGAGGTAGACCTGGTCGTGCAGTGCTCACCCCCAAAG GATGTGGAGTCCTACATTCACCGATCAGGTCGAACTGGTCGGGCTGGCAGGACTGGCGTCTGCATCTGTTTCTACCAACGCAAAGAGGAAGACCAGCTCCGATATGTAGAGCAGAAAGCAGGAATTACATTTAAGCGAGTTGGAGTGCCCACTGCCAATGACATCATCAAATCGTCCAGTAAAGACGCAGTGAGGTTTTTAGACTCTGTGCCTCCCCAAGCCATTGAGTATTTCCGCGTGTCTGCTACCAAGCTGATTGAGGAGCGTGGGGCCGTGGAGGCCCTGTCTGCCGCCCTGGCACACATATCAGGAGCCACTGCCTTGGAGCAGAGGTCCCTCCTCAACTCTGACACT GGCTACACCACAATGACAATGAACTGCTCTCAGGAGCTGCAAAACATTGGCTGTGCCTGGCGTGGTCTGAAGGAGCAGCTGGGAGAGGAGATTGACAACATGATCCGGGGGATGACCTTCCTCAAGGGCAAAATG GGAGTCTGTTTTGATGTTCCGGCTGACAAGGTAAAGCAGTACCAG GATGCCTGGCAGGACGGTAGACGTTGGCAGCTGTCAATCGCCACAGAGCTTCCTGAGCTGGAGGAGAAACCGCGCATGGGTGGTGACCGTGGATATGGACGTTCCTTCGGAGGACAGGGAGGTGGCCGTGGCTTCAGAAACGGCGGAGGCGGCGGTAACTGGAGAGGTGGAGGCAGTCATAAACGCACCTTCAGCAGTGCGTTTGATTATTAA